In Geobacter anodireducens, a genomic segment contains:
- a CDS encoding C-type polyheme cytochrome OmcB codes for MSRKATRYSAVLAASLFAAALAGCGSENKEGSIGTGPGGVATVGDTACVQCHSAVTEALTGESIITQYQKSSPHNRADLGCESCHGGGAQHNGVGPIPFAHPDANRCADCHDGTTAVATNSNTAFAGSRHNTQSVRDSANCKRCHSHEGAILSNIYGLTGDNATITNVDYINRVPLASNYTQISCATCHEHGGGLRTIKAIDGSGNLVNWDPNNNRRIDQFDLCTSCHTLYNYNGTQLLAGGNPLNGVATGVSLHAATSARWYGVLATTHFDNYSTGPQAGAGASGTNTKVEGYVLRRTGANPCFDCHGHESKTNTRNEASRGPTIHTDWAQSGHGGGLLTAKYAAVAGKSGTAAVTAALNAYVDDATAVAWTHYNWDASSRGSCQRCHTATGAANFMSNPATYKADGSGNNFSHLQGWNATNGSKQNELLYCWGCHTNAGTGELRNPGAITETYSPGTPGDPATVVAYPNIGKSNTCMTCHLGREVGDVIKNDQDADGVRGFINSHYLAAGGTVFGKTGYTFGNRDYDSTPKGFVHDKLGVSATGNAAADAYIAQNGLSTSGPCAACHLGSEKLGAKTSHTYSPFSEYAAGDVALNPLCVTCHTSRGAGSNAKSAWFEATWKTRSDAALEALRAQLDNRGMYFFNAHPYFYQGAGGSGGAFTNWAGVFGFAEWKDAMGTAFNYNLLAHDPGAVAHNRYYVRRLVYDSIDKLDDGILNYSVSATLNALDGAVATYKNDAIAFLINSAGTAGTASERY; via the coding sequence ATGAGTAGAAAAGCAACAAGGTATTCTGCTGTGCTTGCGGCTTCGTTGTTCGCAGCGGCGCTTGCCGGCTGCGGCTCCGAAAACAAGGAGGGTTCGATCGGAACCGGCCCCGGCGGCGTGGCAACCGTGGGCGACACCGCCTGCGTCCAGTGTCACAGCGCCGTAACCGAAGCACTGACCGGCGAGAGCATCATTACGCAATATCAGAAGAGCTCCCCCCACAACAGGGCAGACCTGGGCTGCGAAAGCTGTCACGGCGGCGGTGCCCAGCATAACGGCGTAGGTCCGATTCCGTTCGCCCATCCCGACGCCAACCGTTGCGCCGACTGCCACGACGGCACCACTGCCGTGGCCACCAACTCGAACACCGCATTCGCCGGGTCGCGGCACAACACCCAGTCTGTCCGGGACAGTGCGAACTGCAAGCGCTGCCACTCCCACGAAGGTGCGATCCTGTCCAACATCTATGGCCTGACCGGCGACAACGCCACCATTACGAATGTGGACTACATAAACAGGGTGCCCCTGGCGTCCAACTACACCCAGATTTCCTGCGCCACCTGCCACGAGCACGGCGGCGGCCTGCGCACCATCAAGGCAATCGACGGGTCAGGCAACCTTGTGAACTGGGACCCCAACAACAACCGCCGGATTGACCAGTTCGACCTGTGCACCAGTTGCCACACCCTGTACAACTACAACGGCACGCAACTCCTGGCCGGCGGTAATCCCCTCAACGGCGTTGCAACGGGAGTCAGCCTGCATGCCGCCACCAGCGCCAGGTGGTACGGAGTTCTTGCCACGACCCACTTCGACAACTATTCGACCGGTCCCCAGGCCGGTGCCGGCGCCAGTGGCACCAACACCAAGGTTGAAGGTTACGTCCTCCGTCGCACCGGCGCCAACCCCTGCTTCGACTGCCACGGTCACGAATCGAAGACCAACACCAGAAACGAAGCGTCCCGCGGTCCGACGATCCATACCGACTGGGCCCAGTCTGGCCACGGCGGCGGCCTGCTGACCGCCAAGTACGCCGCAGTCGCCGGCAAGAGCGGCACCGCAGCCGTCACCGCCGCCTTGAACGCCTATGTGGACGACGCCACCGCCGTCGCCTGGACCCACTACAACTGGGATGCGAGCAGCCGCGGTTCCTGCCAGCGCTGCCACACCGCCACCGGCGCAGCCAACTTCATGAGCAATCCGGCCACCTACAAAGCGGACGGCTCCGGCAACAACTTCTCGCACCTGCAGGGCTGGAACGCCACCAACGGCTCCAAGCAGAACGAGCTGCTCTACTGCTGGGGCTGCCACACCAACGCCGGCACCGGCGAGCTGCGTAACCCGGGTGCCATCACCGAGACCTATTCCCCGGGTACTCCTGGCGACCCGGCAACGGTGGTTGCCTACCCGAACATCGGCAAATCAAATACCTGCATGACCTGCCACCTCGGCCGCGAAGTCGGCGACGTCATCAAGAACGACCAGGATGCCGACGGCGTCCGCGGCTTCATCAACTCCCACTACCTGGCAGCCGGCGGCACAGTGTTCGGCAAAACCGGCTACACCTTTGGGAACAGGGATTATGATTCAACCCCCAAAGGCTTTGTGCACGATAAGCTCGGCGTTTCCGCAACCGGTAACGCAGCCGCGGATGCCTATATCGCCCAGAACGGACTCAGCACCAGTGGTCCTTGTGCGGCCTGCCACCTGGGCAGTGAGAAGCTTGGCGCAAAGACTTCTCACACCTACAGCCCGTTCAGTGAGTATGCGGCCGGCGACGTCGCGCTCAATCCGCTTTGCGTAACCTGCCACACCAGCCGCGGCGCCGGCAGCAATGCCAAGTCCGCATGGTTCGAGGCCACCTGGAAGACTCGCTCCGATGCAGCCCTCGAAGCCCTGAGAGCTCAGTTGGACAATCGGGGAATGTACTTCTTCAATGCCCATCCGTACTTCTATCAGGGAGCCGGCGGTTCCGGCGGCGCCTTCACCAACTGGGCCGGCGTGTTCGGGTTTGCCGAATGGAAAGATGCCATGGGCACCGCCTTCAACTACAACCTGCTGGCTCACGATCCGGGCGCCGTTGCCCACAACCGCTACTATGTAAGACGGCTTGTATACGATTCGATCGACAAGCTCGACGACGGCATTCTGAACTACAGTGTCTCGGCAACACTCAATGCTCTTGATGGAGCGGTAGCAACGTACAAAAACGACGCTATTGCTTTCCTCATTAACAGCGCGGGTACTGCTGGCACTGCCTCCGAGCGCTATTGA
- a CDS encoding TetR family transcriptional regulator has protein sequence MGVVKGGKPFDSCNATHERILETALGLFSTRGYLGATTREIARQAGIAEVTLFRHFPSKVKLLEEAITRYSMLPSLRAFVPKALAMPYEEALTAMAEILLDTLVQLKDWLRIMHAEVQRSPEKLLGIYHTFLDELFEVIASYFRELQKTGSIGSFDPELGARVFHAMFYCFFNIEEVLLRKQYRPTDREKAVREFVRMFVHGTGGIGRTDYARAS, from the coding sequence ATGGGAGTTGTCAAAGGCGGCAAGCCGTTTGATTCGTGCAATGCGACCCATGAGCGGATTCTCGAAACGGCCCTTGGTCTGTTTTCGACCAGGGGGTACCTGGGCGCCACGACCCGCGAGATCGCCCGTCAGGCGGGCATCGCGGAGGTGACGCTGTTCCGCCATTTTCCCTCCAAAGTAAAGCTTCTCGAAGAAGCGATCACCCGTTACTCCATGTTGCCGTCGCTGCGCGCATTCGTACCCAAAGCGCTCGCCATGCCCTACGAAGAGGCGCTGACCGCCATGGCAGAGATCCTTCTGGACACTCTGGTTCAGTTGAAGGACTGGCTGCGGATCATGCACGCCGAGGTGCAGCGTTCGCCGGAGAAACTGCTGGGCATCTACCACACGTTTTTGGACGAGCTGTTCGAAGTGATCGCGTCCTACTTCCGTGAGCTGCAGAAGACGGGCTCCATCGGCAGCTTCGACCCGGAGCTTGGTGCGCGGGTTTTTCACGCCATGTTCTACTGTTTTTTCAATATCGAAGAGGTACTGCTGCGCAAGCAGTACCGGCCCACGGACCGAGAGAAGGCCGTGCGGGAATTCGTACGGATGTTCGTCCACGGCACGGGCGGTATCGGCCGTACGGACTATGCCAGGGCATCGTAA
- a CDS encoding cytochrome C, translating to MKKWFIALLLLTVSAFTVQMALADKMSHKEYATTPIGECNACHKGEGIAPNHDADWVRGHRVVASRAGKNCADCHVQQFCLDCHQGGGIEADLSTRTFMRDYVPKSHRSNFLSIHPTKALDNPQSCTRCHDQSYCNECHARYPKGSLRIKSHLMLGPNGQKYSPGLGEHAIEARRNLQSCQTCHPEGDVCIQCHSSGKTNPHPRGWNSIKNNYKDRAGSRTCTKCHLPGTY from the coding sequence GTGAAGAAATGGTTTATCGCACTCTTGCTCCTGACGGTGTCGGCCTTTACGGTCCAGATGGCACTGGCCGACAAGATGTCGCACAAGGAGTACGCCACCACCCCCATCGGCGAATGCAACGCATGCCACAAGGGTGAAGGCATCGCCCCCAACCATGACGCCGACTGGGTTCGTGGTCACCGGGTAGTTGCCAGCCGTGCGGGAAAGAACTGCGCCGACTGCCACGTCCAGCAATTCTGCCTCGACTGTCACCAGGGGGGCGGGATCGAAGCCGACCTGTCGACGCGGACCTTCATGAGGGACTACGTACCGAAGAGCCACCGGAGCAACTTCCTGAGCATTCACCCGACCAAGGCCCTGGACAACCCTCAGAGCTGCACGCGTTGCCACGACCAGTCTTACTGCAACGAGTGCCACGCCCGGTACCCGAAGGGGTCCCTGCGGATCAAGTCACACCTGATGCTGGGACCGAACGGTCAGAAGTACAGCCCCGGGCTGGGCGAGCACGCCATCGAAGCACGCCGCAACCTGCAGTCGTGCCAGACCTGTCACCCTGAAGGGGATGTGTGCATCCAGTGCCACTCCAGCGGGAAGACGAACCCGCACCCCAGGGGTTGGAACAGCATCAAGAACAACTACAAAGACCGGGCCGGCAGCAGAACGTGCACCAAGTGCCACCTGCCGGGCACGTACTAA
- a CDS encoding TetR family transcriptional regulator: MPCSVAKGEGPFDPFTATHERILETALGLFSTRGYLGATTREIARQAGIAEVTLFRHFPSKVKLLEEAITRYSMLPSLRAFVPKALAMPYEEALTAMAEILLDTLVQLKDWLRIMHAEVQRSPEKLLGIYHTFLDELFEVIASYFRELQKTGSIGSFDPELGARVFHAMFYCFFNIEEVLLRKQYRPTDREKAVREFVRMFVHGTGGIGRTDYARAS, from the coding sequence TTGCCGTGCTCGGTTGCCAAAGGTGAAGGTCCATTCGATCCGTTTACCGCGACCCATGAGCGGATCCTCGAAACGGCCCTTGGTCTGTTTTCGACCAGGGGGTACCTGGGCGCCACGACCCGCGAGATCGCCCGTCAGGCGGGCATCGCGGAGGTGACGCTGTTCCGCCATTTTCCCTCCAAAGTAAAGCTTCTCGAAGAAGCGATCACCCGTTACTCCATGTTGCCGTCGCTGCGCGCATTCGTACCCAAAGCGCTCGCCATGCCCTACGAAGAGGCGCTGACCGCCATGGCAGAGATCCTTCTGGACACTCTGGTTCAGTTGAAGGACTGGCTGCGGATCATGCACGCCGAGGTGCAGCGTTCGCCGGAGAAACTGCTGGGCATCTACCACACGTTTTTGGACGAGCTGTTCGAAGTGATCGCGTCCTACTTCCGTGAGCTGCAGAAGACGGGCTCCATCGGCAGCTTCGACCCGGAGCTTGGTGCGCGGGTTTTTCACGCCATGTTCTACTGTTTTTTCAATATCGAAGAGGTACTGCTGCGCAAGCAGTACCGGCCCACGGACCGAGAGAAGGCCGTGCGGGAATTCGTACGGATGTTCGTCCACGGCACGGGCGGTATCGGCCGTACGGACTATGCCAGGGCATCGTAA